The stretch of DNA TGCAGCGAGCCAATCGATTCTTTGGTGTTACTGATGTTTTGGCTGAAGAACAGCAGGAACTGTATCGCCATTTATTATTGGCTTTACGGGCAAATTATGTACTCCGAAAAAATCAGGATTATATTATTGCTGAAGGCAAAATTGTGCTAATTGATGAAAATAATGGGCGCAAACTTCCGGGAATGCAATTACAGGCTGGGCAACACCAAGCCTTGGAAGTTAAGGAAGGACTAAAGGAAACTCACGAGCAGAGTGCAGTTGCTACGATTACATACCAAAACTTGTACCGGATGTTTACTAACTTAGCAGGAATGACGGGCACAGCTTCGGGAGATAAACGGGAATTAATGCAAATATATAATCTATATGTTGTTAAGGTTCCTACTAATAAAAAGAGTATTCGTAAAGATTTTTCAGATTTGTTGTATTACACAACCGAAGCTAAGCTGCATGATTCTTTAACTCTGGTTGAGGATAGTTATGCTAAGAAACGGCCGGTATTAGTTGAAACTGGCTCGTTAGCTTTATCAGAACAATATTCAAAATTATTACTACAAAGACATGTCCCACATAGTTTACTCAATGCTGAAAGTGCTGCCAAAGAGGCCGAAATAATTAAAAGTGCTGGTCAAGTAGGAATGGTAACAGTTTCAACGTCAATGGCAGGTCGAGGAACAGATATCGTTTTGTCGCCAGAAGCGCAAAAATTAGGCGGTCTACTGGTTATTGGGACAGAGCGAATGTCATTAAGAAGAATTGATAATCAGTTACGGGGACGGTCAGGTCGGCAAGGAGAACCCGGAGCAACGATTTTCTTTACTTCACTCGAAGATAAAATCATTAAGCAGTTTCCTTCGGCTAACATTGACCGGTTGATTGCTAAGCATCGACATGATTCACAGTTAATTCGTTTTCGTTTTCGGCATCTCTTTACTAAATTACAAACTAGAATAAAGCATCAAGAGCAAGAAGCTCGTTTTAATACGCTGCAGTATGGTGAAGTAATGAAATTGCAGCGTGACGCTGTTTATCAAGCTAGAAATCGGCTTATGACTTCTGCAGTAGATTTGGATCAAGTTGTCATTAATAGTGCGACAGCAGCGATTGCGGACTTAACGCGTCAGCCGATAACAGATATTAATTTGGTAACAACTTATATTGTCACTAATCTTGATCCTACTTTCTTAGGTAAGCTTAACCGCCGCTTTATTGGTGAAAATTTGGCGGATAATTTAACAAAATTATTTGAAAGGCAATTTGCGGCTAAGCGGACATGCTTTGAAAGTGAGGAAGCATGGACATATTTTGAGCAAACGGCGATTTTAAAAGCAATTGATGATTCTTGGGTTAAGCAA from Lactobacillus sp. ESL0785 encodes:
- the secA gene encoding preprotein translocase subunit SecA — its product is MRFRKYWKQTARIEKLIKKYEQLSDAELQAKTADFQAQISHGQSLDNILPDAYAVVCVVDERVLRMRPYRVQIFGAVAMQDSNIIEMKTGEGKTLTATMIMYLHGLTGPGNFLVTANSYLAKRDAESMGKVYRFLGLTVANNRSSSDSSQELSLKKKIYASDIVYTDSGSLGFDYLFNNLASNSDKQFIRAFKFALIDEVDTVLLDLAATPLVISGTPKANSNYNQLADIFVKTLKEKQDYALSKDRKKVWFLKQGLQRANRFFGVTDVLAEEQQELYRHLLLALRANYVLRKNQDYIIAEGKIVLIDENNGRKLPGMQLQAGQHQALEVKEGLKETHEQSAVATITYQNLYRMFTNLAGMTGTASGDKRELMQIYNLYVVKVPTNKKSIRKDFSDLLYYTTEAKLHDSLTLVEDSYAKKRPVLVETGSLALSEQYSKLLLQRHVPHSLLNAESAAKEAEIIKSAGQVGMVTVSTSMAGRGTDIVLSPEAQKLGGLLVIGTERMSLRRIDNQLRGRSGRQGEPGATIFFTSLEDKIIKQFPSANIDRLIAKHRHDSQLIRFRFRHLFTKLQTRIKHQEQEARFNTLQYGEVMKLQRDAVYQARNRLMTSAVDLDQVVINSATAAIADLTRQPITDINLVTTYIVTNLDPTFLGKLNRRFIGENLADNLTKLFERQFAAKRTCFESEEAWTYFEQTAILKAIDDSWVKQVDNLEQLQAAVQQHVIGQQDSLFDYQQEALAGFNAMKKDISLKIMRYLLCSKVTGSTDKGMQIYFA